From the Syngnathoides biaculeatus isolate LvHL_M chromosome 10, ASM1980259v1, whole genome shotgun sequence genome, one window contains:
- the gli1 gene encoding zinc finger protein GLI1 isoform X1: MPVDMQPHQALYHYDTSPGQPSRGFLPPDQSPYSDAASLRGPLLNGPPQDCRAMYNPVTPGVGHGSGPAQSVGHCLDQYMRPHQAPPPLGMMGHRGVASTEGNSAPYCNQNNMISSHHNFCQSSDQIGSGDASRFSTPRSMLKLSKKRALSISPLSDPSVDLQTVIRTSPNSLVAFVNARCTPNGAGSYGHLSVGAMSPSMGYSGNTSCQARPQGSVYGGVGGGPPHQPGPCQASRLPPHNPRVHAPPKHGQLKTEPGLGVVMDGMNVKSLEERSEGDVASPSSTGTQDPLLGLLDGRDDLDKEDGKPEPEAVYETNCHWESCNKEFDTQDQLVHHINNEHIHGEKKEFVCHWQECSREQRPFKAQYMLVVHMRRHTGEKPHKCTFEGCNKAYSRLENLKTHLRSHTGEKPYVCEHEGCNKAFSNASDRAKHQNRTHSNEKPYVCKIPGCTKRYTDPSSLRKHVKTVHGPEAHITKKHRGDTGPRQPGSAVNAGGPGAELLLEKEEKRREDCKLMAPDSTLKSQPSPGGQSSCSSERSPLGSTNNNDSGVEMNLNAAGSLEDLTAPEDGATAGGCGGEPGSAAATMGMSAQALKRLENLKIDKLKQIRRPTPPSRCLSNKLPMLPCSGDAMGMCAPSPLSNRRVMELSNHELGGGTSIGANANDRRGSGTSSLSSAYTVSRRSSMVSPYLSSRRSSDISQMGAAAGGGCHLLGQDQSGGDPLSPETSRRSAPCPGSVGLPALSNLTPAQQYSLKAKYAAATGGPPPTPLPGMDQPATASRRGGVLGDYQAQPLPPFLQQVGPRRLSANTEYGTGVIYPHQAPGNTNRRASDPVRSSAANPLALPKRFNSLNNVSMMGRRNALQHQDHRSTSITHHMYSPRPPSITENVMMESMGMEPQLPPLDVRDRSMTVPPGERPFMGYQQQTLGGGGPLSNQLSPSHDPLGCPDQSYLKGNYQNQGGEVAHRVGGNPMGQSRPVHQEGMSNTLLQQTEYSMSNCQLSPSGHHYPTLGQGGEARTGQWRDGHNQIQNSLQDQRSLQYSETSMQPQQTQVHFNNQTALYNNPDGVQKLTIKPEQQFHPGMGGADACQSAKLHQQQQLLLHQVQGYAPQTGSRGMVRNSNSISCDFQGQNSFANGLGSAGTALSEGQRPETPMMQVKEMLVRNYVQSQQALLWEQQQEQQQSPIKPPPLSDNMDLAGQASMMQHSPRHQNHNMYSNQSYASYPNQNLVMSPPTHSRGSGSAAPKEQQMVGLQSSCYGQEMSVPRPPPQGRKALSRQNSLSQVAGGYMGSPQQLSPAHSTPSPRRAVRLPPVQHPQQAQHDMFSPSNNNVYYSGNIHLDLEKHMETQNGHRLPQQHSLGANLDPTPGTKSTPMATYSDSGPIPNALENLDLDNARIDFTSIIDDAEPPSFSPLNHPCQGQPGSSSQTSSRLTTPQTSVTLSNMAVGDMTSMLTSLAGENKYLNTLS; encoded by the exons ATGCCGGTGGACATGCAGCCGCACCAGGCGCTGTATCACTATGACACCTCGCCCGGACAGCCCTCCAGAGG CTTTCTGCCGCCGGACCAGTCTCCGTACAGCGATGCGGCCTCGCTGCGAGGCCCGCTCCTCAACGGCCCTCCTCAGGACTGCAGAGCCATGTACAACCCCGTGACGCCCGGCGTGGGTCACGGATCGGGACCGGCTCAGAGCGTCGGTCACTGCTTGGATCAGTACATGAGACCTCACCAGGCCCCGCCGCCCCTCGGCATGATGGGCCACCGCGGCGTGGCGTCCACGGAAG GCAACAGCGCCCCCTACTGTAACCAGAACAACATGATATCCTCTCATCACAACTTCTGCCAGTCCTCGGATCAGATTGGCTCAGGCGACG CCTCGAGGTTTTCCACGCCGCGCTCGATGCTGAAGCTGAGTAAAAAGCGAGCGCTGTCCATCTCCCCGCTGTCCGACCCCAGCGTGGACCTGCAGACGGTCATCCGGACGTCGCCCAACTCCCTGGTGGCCTTCGTCAACGCCCGCTGCACGCCCAACGGGGCCGGCTCGTACGGCCATCTGTCCGTCGGCGCCATGAG TCCATCGATGGGCTATTCCGGCAACACGAGCTGCCAGGCCAGGCCTCAGGgctccgtgtacggaggagtcgGCGGGGGACCACCTCACCAACCGGGCCCGTGCCAGGCTTCCCGACTGCCCCCCCACAACCCTCGCGTCCACGCGCCGCCCAAACACGGACAA CTAAAGACAGAGCCCGGGTTGGGAGTGGTGATGGATGGCATGAACGTGAAGAGCCTGGAGGAGAGGTCAGAGGGAGACGTGGCCAGCCCTTCCTCCACCGGTACTCAG GACCCCCTCTTGGGCCTCCTGGACGGCCGGGACGACTTGGACAAGGAGGACGGCAAGCCCGAACCGGAGGCCGTCTACGAAACCAACTGCCACTGGGAGAGCTGCAACAAGGAGTTCGACACGCAGGACCAACTCGTTCAC cacatCAACAATGAGCACATCCACGGCGAGAAGAAGGAGTTTGTGTGCCACTGGCAGGAGTGTTCTCGCGAGCAGCGGCCGTTCAAGGCCCAGTACATGCTCGTAGTTCACATGCGCAGGCACACCGGAGAGAAGCCGCACAAGTGCACT TTCGAAGGCTGCAACAAGGCATACTCTCGTCTGGAGAACCTAAAGACACACCTGCGCTCtcacaccggggagaaacccTACGTGTGCGAACACGAGGGCTGCAACAAGGCCTTCTCCAACGCCTCCGATCGGGCTAAACACCAGAACAGAACCCACTCCAACGAG AAACCCTACGTTTGCAAGATTCCCGGCTGCACCAAGCGGTACACGGACCCGAGCTCGTTACGAAAACACGTGAAGACGGTGCACGGGCCCGAAGCCCACATCACCAAGAAGCACCGGGGCGACACGGGCCCTCGGCAGCCCGGCTCGGCCGTGAACGCCGGGGGGCCGGGTGCCGAACTGCTGctggagaaggaggagaaaCGCCGGGAGGACTGCAAACTGATGGCTCCCGATAGCACTCTG AAATCCCAGCCGAGCCCCGGCGGCCAGTCGTCCTGCAGCAGCGAACGCTCCCCGCTGGGCAGCACCAACAACAACGACAGCGGCGTAGAGATGAACCTGAACGCGGCGGGCAGCCTGGAAGACCTGACGGCCCCAGAGGACGGCGCAACGGCCGGGGGATGCGGGGGGGAGCCGGGGAGCGCGGCGGCGACCATGGGAATGTCGGCGCAGGCTCTCAAGAGGCTGGAGAACCTCAAGATCGACAAGCTGAAGCAGATCCGCCGACCGACGCCCCCCAGCCGTTGCCTCTCCAACAAGCTACCCATGCTCCCTT GTTCAGGTGACGCCATGGGAATGTGCGCCCCATCTCCGCTCTCAAATCGCCGCGTCATGGAGCTATCCAACCACGAACTCGGAGGCGGGACCTCCATCGGCGCCAACGCCAACGACCGGAGAGGTAGTGGGACGAGCAGCCTGAGCTCCGCCTACACCGTCAGCCGCCGCTCCTCCATGGTGTCCCCCTACTTGTCCAGCCGCCGCTCCAGTGACATCTCTCAGATGGGCGCAGCAGCTGGGGGTGGATGCCACCTCCTGGGCCAAGATCAGAGCGGTGGGGATCCCCTCTCCCCCGAGACCAGTCGTAGGTCAGCTCCCTGTCCGGGAAGTGTCGGGCTGCCAGCTCTGTCAAATCTGACTCCGGCGCAGCAGTACAGTCTCAAGGCCAAGTATGCCGCGGCCACTGGTGGCCCACCACCTACTCCGTTACCCGGTATGGATCAGCCAGCCACTGCCAGCAGAAGAGGTGGCGTTTTGGGCGACTACCAGGCTCAACCGCTCCCTCCTTTCCTTCAGCAAGTCGGTCCACGTCGGCTCAGTGCCAACACAGAGTACGGCACAGGCGTGATCTACCCTCATCAGGCTCCCGGAAACACCAATAGGAGGGCTAGTGATCCGGTAAGATCATCAGCAGCAAACCCCTTAGCTCTCCCGAAACGGTTCAACAGCCTCAATAACGTATCCATGATGGGACGGAGAAATGCCCTGCAACACCAAGACCACCGCAGCACCAGCATCACTCACCACATGTATTCCCCTCGCCCCCCAAGCATTACAGAGAATGTCATGATGGAGTCCATGGGTATGGAGCCCCAGCTACCCCCATTGGATGTCAGGGACCGCTCCATGACGGTCCCACCTGGTGAACGGCCCTTCATGGGGTACCAGCAGCAGACGCTTGGAGGCGGCGGACCGCTTTCAAATCAACTATCTCCGAGCCATGACCCCCTGGGCTGCCCAGACCAAAGTTACTTGAAAGGGAATTACCAGAACCAAGGAGGGGAAGTCGCTCACAGGGTTGGTGGAAATCCAATGGGTCAATCAAGGCCTGTTCACCAAGAGGGTATGTCCAATACACTTCTTCAACAGACCGAGTACAGTATGAGCAACTGTCAGCTCAGCCCGTCCGGCCACCATTACCCGACTTTGGGGCAGGGAGGCGAGGCCAGAACTGGTCAATGGCGTGATGGTCACAACCAGATCCAAAATTCTCTCCAGGACCAACGCAGCTTGCAATATTCAGAAACAAGCATGCAGCCTCAACAGACACAAGTCCACTTCAACAATCAGACAGCCCTTTACAACAATCCAGATGGAGTCCAGAAACTCACCATTAAGCCTGAGCAGCAGTTCCACCCCGGCATGGGAGGTGCTGATGCCTGTCAAAGTGCTAAACttcaccagcagcagcagctcctaCTCCATCAGGTCCAGGGTTATGCCCCACAGACGGGCAGTCGAGGTATGGTGAGGAACTCAAACAGCATAAGCTGTGATTTTCAAGGCCAGAACTCCTTCGCCAATGGTTTGGGATCCGCTGGTACTGCTCTTTCTGAGGGCCAGAGGCCTGAAACCCCCATGATGCAGGTAAAGGAGATGTTGGTGAGGAACTATGTGCAGTCCCAACAAGCGCTTCTGTGGGAGCAACAACAAGAACAGCAGCAGAGTCCAATAAAACCACCTCCACTTTCAGATAACATGGATCTAGCTGGCCAGGCGTCGATGATGCAGCACAGTCCTCGGCACCAAAACCACAATATGTACTCAAACCAGTCATACGCTTCCTACCCCAACCAGAACCTTGTCATGAGCCCTCCGACACACAGCCGGGGTTCCGGCTCGGCCGCACCTAAGGAGCAGCAGATGGTGGGTCTCCAAAGTTCTTGTTACGGTCAGGAGATGTCGGTCCCGAGGCCTCCTCCTCAAGGACGGAAAGCTTTGAGTCGCCAGAACAGCTTGTCACAAGTCGCTGGCGGCTACATGGGAAGTCCACAGCAGCTCAGCCCCGCCCACTCCACCCCCAGCCCGAGAAGAGCCGTCCGGCTTCCTCCGGTCCAGCACCCGCAGCAAGCACAGCatgacatgttctccccgtccaaTAATAACGTTTACTACTCGGGTAATATCCATTTGGACCTGGAGAAGCACATGGAGACCCAGAATGGGCATCGTCTCCCACAGCAACACAGCCTGGGAGCCAACTTAGACCCAACACCCGGTACAAAATCCACCCCCATGGCGACCTATTCTGATTCCGGCCCCATCCCCAACGCCCTAGAAAACCTGGACCTGGACAACGCTCGCATCGACTTCACCTCGATCATTGACGACGCGGAACCCCCTTCCTTTAGTCCGCTCAACCATCCATGCCAGGGTCAGCCGGGGTCTTCCTCGCAGACGTCTTCCCGTCTCACCACGCCGCAGACCTCCGTCACCCTGTCCAACATGGCGGTGGGCGACATGACGTCCATGCTCACCTCGCTGGCTGGAGagaataagtacttgaacacttTGTCGTAG
- the gli1 gene encoding zinc finger protein GLI1 isoform X2 produces the protein MGYSGNTSCQARPQGSVYGGVGGGPPHQPGPCQASRLPPHNPRVHAPPKHGQLKTEPGLGVVMDGMNVKSLEERSEGDVASPSSTGTQDPLLGLLDGRDDLDKEDGKPEPEAVYETNCHWESCNKEFDTQDQLVHHINNEHIHGEKKEFVCHWQECSREQRPFKAQYMLVVHMRRHTGEKPHKCTFEGCNKAYSRLENLKTHLRSHTGEKPYVCEHEGCNKAFSNASDRAKHQNRTHSNEKPYVCKIPGCTKRYTDPSSLRKHVKTVHGPEAHITKKHRGDTGPRQPGSAVNAGGPGAELLLEKEEKRREDCKLMAPDSTLKSQPSPGGQSSCSSERSPLGSTNNNDSGVEMNLNAAGSLEDLTAPEDGATAGGCGGEPGSAAATMGMSAQALKRLENLKIDKLKQIRRPTPPSRCLSNKLPMLPCSGDAMGMCAPSPLSNRRVMELSNHELGGGTSIGANANDRRGSGTSSLSSAYTVSRRSSMVSPYLSSRRSSDISQMGAAAGGGCHLLGQDQSGGDPLSPETSRRSAPCPGSVGLPALSNLTPAQQYSLKAKYAAATGGPPPTPLPGMDQPATASRRGGVLGDYQAQPLPPFLQQVGPRRLSANTEYGTGVIYPHQAPGNTNRRASDPVRSSAANPLALPKRFNSLNNVSMMGRRNALQHQDHRSTSITHHMYSPRPPSITENVMMESMGMEPQLPPLDVRDRSMTVPPGERPFMGYQQQTLGGGGPLSNQLSPSHDPLGCPDQSYLKGNYQNQGGEVAHRVGGNPMGQSRPVHQEGMSNTLLQQTEYSMSNCQLSPSGHHYPTLGQGGEARTGQWRDGHNQIQNSLQDQRSLQYSETSMQPQQTQVHFNNQTALYNNPDGVQKLTIKPEQQFHPGMGGADACQSAKLHQQQQLLLHQVQGYAPQTGSRGMVRNSNSISCDFQGQNSFANGLGSAGTALSEGQRPETPMMQVKEMLVRNYVQSQQALLWEQQQEQQQSPIKPPPLSDNMDLAGQASMMQHSPRHQNHNMYSNQSYASYPNQNLVMSPPTHSRGSGSAAPKEQQMVGLQSSCYGQEMSVPRPPPQGRKALSRQNSLSQVAGGYMGSPQQLSPAHSTPSPRRAVRLPPVQHPQQAQHDMFSPSNNNVYYSGNIHLDLEKHMETQNGHRLPQQHSLGANLDPTPGTKSTPMATYSDSGPIPNALENLDLDNARIDFTSIIDDAEPPSFSPLNHPCQGQPGSSSQTSSRLTTPQTSVTLSNMAVGDMTSMLTSLAGENKYLNTLS, from the exons ATGGGCTATTCCGGCAACACGAGCTGCCAGGCCAGGCCTCAGGgctccgtgtacggaggagtcgGCGGGGGACCACCTCACCAACCGGGCCCGTGCCAGGCTTCCCGACTGCCCCCCCACAACCCTCGCGTCCACGCGCCGCCCAAACACGGACAA CTAAAGACAGAGCCCGGGTTGGGAGTGGTGATGGATGGCATGAACGTGAAGAGCCTGGAGGAGAGGTCAGAGGGAGACGTGGCCAGCCCTTCCTCCACCGGTACTCAG GACCCCCTCTTGGGCCTCCTGGACGGCCGGGACGACTTGGACAAGGAGGACGGCAAGCCCGAACCGGAGGCCGTCTACGAAACCAACTGCCACTGGGAGAGCTGCAACAAGGAGTTCGACACGCAGGACCAACTCGTTCAC cacatCAACAATGAGCACATCCACGGCGAGAAGAAGGAGTTTGTGTGCCACTGGCAGGAGTGTTCTCGCGAGCAGCGGCCGTTCAAGGCCCAGTACATGCTCGTAGTTCACATGCGCAGGCACACCGGAGAGAAGCCGCACAAGTGCACT TTCGAAGGCTGCAACAAGGCATACTCTCGTCTGGAGAACCTAAAGACACACCTGCGCTCtcacaccggggagaaacccTACGTGTGCGAACACGAGGGCTGCAACAAGGCCTTCTCCAACGCCTCCGATCGGGCTAAACACCAGAACAGAACCCACTCCAACGAG AAACCCTACGTTTGCAAGATTCCCGGCTGCACCAAGCGGTACACGGACCCGAGCTCGTTACGAAAACACGTGAAGACGGTGCACGGGCCCGAAGCCCACATCACCAAGAAGCACCGGGGCGACACGGGCCCTCGGCAGCCCGGCTCGGCCGTGAACGCCGGGGGGCCGGGTGCCGAACTGCTGctggagaaggaggagaaaCGCCGGGAGGACTGCAAACTGATGGCTCCCGATAGCACTCTG AAATCCCAGCCGAGCCCCGGCGGCCAGTCGTCCTGCAGCAGCGAACGCTCCCCGCTGGGCAGCACCAACAACAACGACAGCGGCGTAGAGATGAACCTGAACGCGGCGGGCAGCCTGGAAGACCTGACGGCCCCAGAGGACGGCGCAACGGCCGGGGGATGCGGGGGGGAGCCGGGGAGCGCGGCGGCGACCATGGGAATGTCGGCGCAGGCTCTCAAGAGGCTGGAGAACCTCAAGATCGACAAGCTGAAGCAGATCCGCCGACCGACGCCCCCCAGCCGTTGCCTCTCCAACAAGCTACCCATGCTCCCTT GTTCAGGTGACGCCATGGGAATGTGCGCCCCATCTCCGCTCTCAAATCGCCGCGTCATGGAGCTATCCAACCACGAACTCGGAGGCGGGACCTCCATCGGCGCCAACGCCAACGACCGGAGAGGTAGTGGGACGAGCAGCCTGAGCTCCGCCTACACCGTCAGCCGCCGCTCCTCCATGGTGTCCCCCTACTTGTCCAGCCGCCGCTCCAGTGACATCTCTCAGATGGGCGCAGCAGCTGGGGGTGGATGCCACCTCCTGGGCCAAGATCAGAGCGGTGGGGATCCCCTCTCCCCCGAGACCAGTCGTAGGTCAGCTCCCTGTCCGGGAAGTGTCGGGCTGCCAGCTCTGTCAAATCTGACTCCGGCGCAGCAGTACAGTCTCAAGGCCAAGTATGCCGCGGCCACTGGTGGCCCACCACCTACTCCGTTACCCGGTATGGATCAGCCAGCCACTGCCAGCAGAAGAGGTGGCGTTTTGGGCGACTACCAGGCTCAACCGCTCCCTCCTTTCCTTCAGCAAGTCGGTCCACGTCGGCTCAGTGCCAACACAGAGTACGGCACAGGCGTGATCTACCCTCATCAGGCTCCCGGAAACACCAATAGGAGGGCTAGTGATCCGGTAAGATCATCAGCAGCAAACCCCTTAGCTCTCCCGAAACGGTTCAACAGCCTCAATAACGTATCCATGATGGGACGGAGAAATGCCCTGCAACACCAAGACCACCGCAGCACCAGCATCACTCACCACATGTATTCCCCTCGCCCCCCAAGCATTACAGAGAATGTCATGATGGAGTCCATGGGTATGGAGCCCCAGCTACCCCCATTGGATGTCAGGGACCGCTCCATGACGGTCCCACCTGGTGAACGGCCCTTCATGGGGTACCAGCAGCAGACGCTTGGAGGCGGCGGACCGCTTTCAAATCAACTATCTCCGAGCCATGACCCCCTGGGCTGCCCAGACCAAAGTTACTTGAAAGGGAATTACCAGAACCAAGGAGGGGAAGTCGCTCACAGGGTTGGTGGAAATCCAATGGGTCAATCAAGGCCTGTTCACCAAGAGGGTATGTCCAATACACTTCTTCAACAGACCGAGTACAGTATGAGCAACTGTCAGCTCAGCCCGTCCGGCCACCATTACCCGACTTTGGGGCAGGGAGGCGAGGCCAGAACTGGTCAATGGCGTGATGGTCACAACCAGATCCAAAATTCTCTCCAGGACCAACGCAGCTTGCAATATTCAGAAACAAGCATGCAGCCTCAACAGACACAAGTCCACTTCAACAATCAGACAGCCCTTTACAACAATCCAGATGGAGTCCAGAAACTCACCATTAAGCCTGAGCAGCAGTTCCACCCCGGCATGGGAGGTGCTGATGCCTGTCAAAGTGCTAAACttcaccagcagcagcagctcctaCTCCATCAGGTCCAGGGTTATGCCCCACAGACGGGCAGTCGAGGTATGGTGAGGAACTCAAACAGCATAAGCTGTGATTTTCAAGGCCAGAACTCCTTCGCCAATGGTTTGGGATCCGCTGGTACTGCTCTTTCTGAGGGCCAGAGGCCTGAAACCCCCATGATGCAGGTAAAGGAGATGTTGGTGAGGAACTATGTGCAGTCCCAACAAGCGCTTCTGTGGGAGCAACAACAAGAACAGCAGCAGAGTCCAATAAAACCACCTCCACTTTCAGATAACATGGATCTAGCTGGCCAGGCGTCGATGATGCAGCACAGTCCTCGGCACCAAAACCACAATATGTACTCAAACCAGTCATACGCTTCCTACCCCAACCAGAACCTTGTCATGAGCCCTCCGACACACAGCCGGGGTTCCGGCTCGGCCGCACCTAAGGAGCAGCAGATGGTGGGTCTCCAAAGTTCTTGTTACGGTCAGGAGATGTCGGTCCCGAGGCCTCCTCCTCAAGGACGGAAAGCTTTGAGTCGCCAGAACAGCTTGTCACAAGTCGCTGGCGGCTACATGGGAAGTCCACAGCAGCTCAGCCCCGCCCACTCCACCCCCAGCCCGAGAAGAGCCGTCCGGCTTCCTCCGGTCCAGCACCCGCAGCAAGCACAGCatgacatgttctccccgtccaaTAATAACGTTTACTACTCGGGTAATATCCATTTGGACCTGGAGAAGCACATGGAGACCCAGAATGGGCATCGTCTCCCACAGCAACACAGCCTGGGAGCCAACTTAGACCCAACACCCGGTACAAAATCCACCCCCATGGCGACCTATTCTGATTCCGGCCCCATCCCCAACGCCCTAGAAAACCTGGACCTGGACAACGCTCGCATCGACTTCACCTCGATCATTGACGACGCGGAACCCCCTTCCTTTAGTCCGCTCAACCATCCATGCCAGGGTCAGCCGGGGTCTTCCTCGCAGACGTCTTCCCGTCTCACCACGCCGCAGACCTCCGTCACCCTGTCCAACATGGCGGTGGGCGACATGACGTCCATGCTCACCTCGCTGGCTGGAGagaataagtacttgaacacttTGTCGTAG